In Lactococcus garvieae subsp. garvieae, the following proteins share a genomic window:
- the nusG gene encoding transcription termination/antitermination protein NusG, translating into MDESTLTSFDQGWFVIQTYSGYEKKVKEDLLERAELYNMADKILRVEIPTETVRSEVNGKMKDVEENLFPGYVLVEMNMTDEAWFIVRNTPNVTGFVGSHGNRSKPTPLFEEEIQEILIGMGKVVREIDFDIFVGKRVRIIDGAFSGFEAPITEVLGDDKIKVMVDMFGRETPVELDLHQIEEVEG; encoded by the coding sequence ATGGACGAAAGTACATTAACAAGTTTTGACCAAGGTTGGTTTGTTATCCAAACTTATTCTGGTTACGAGAAAAAAGTAAAAGAAGATTTGCTTGAACGTGCAGAACTTTACAACATGGCAGATAAAATTCTTCGTGTTGAAATTCCGACAGAAACAGTTCGCTCAGAAGTGAACGGTAAGATGAAAGATGTTGAAGAAAATCTCTTCCCAGGTTATGTTTTGGTAGAAATGAACATGACAGATGAAGCCTGGTTTATCGTTCGTAATACACCGAACGTTACAGGTTTCGTCGGCTCACACGGTAACCGTTCAAAACCAACACCCCTTTTTGAAGAAGAAATTCAAGAAATCCTTATCGGTATGGGTAAAGTCGTACGTGAAATTGATTTTGATATCTTTGTGGGTAAACGTGTACGTATCATTGACGGCGCCTTCTCAGGATTTGAAGCACCAATCACAGAAGTTCTAGGCGACGATAAGATTAAAGTTATGGTTGATATGTTTGGTCGTGAAACACCAGTAGAACTTGATTTACACCAAATCGAAGAAGTTGAAGGATAA